Genomic DNA from Methanobrevibacter millerae:
TTCGGCCGCTTTTGTGGTGGCTGCGGCAATGGCCTGCTTTGGAGTCATTCCCAAATCGACCAGATTAATCAGTTCCTTAAGGTTATGGCCGTGAGGAATAACGCCGCTGTCAGTCCCCATTACGATATTGACGCCTTCATCATATGCTATTTGAACATTCTCTTTGTGAACTTTAATTATTTCCTTTAATTTGGCCATCTTTTCATCGGCATAATTGTCCCATAGAGGAAAGCCGTTTTCATATAAATATTGATGAACCAAAAGCGTCGGAACCAGTGTGCCGCCGTTTTCAACCATTCTTTTAGAGGCTTTCTTATCGATGAACGTTCCATGCTCAATGGATGAAAAACCTGCATCAATGCATTTGTTAATGCCTTCAAGACTGTGGCAATGGGCTGAAACCTTTGAATTTGTAACATTTGCCTCATTTACAATTACTTTAAGTTCATTTAAGCTGAACTGGGAAAATTCTGGAGACGTGTTAGTGGTCAAAACGCCGCCGCTGCACATTACCTTAATGAAATCTGCGCCTGCCCTTTTTACTTCACGGGTTTTCTTCAAAACCTCAAATTCCCCGTCGCATCTGCCTTTAGGAAATCCCGGATACATTATTTCCATGTCAAAGCCTGAGGGAAGCATCAAATCAAAATGGCCACCAGTCATTACCAGAGGCGTGATGCATATTTCCAGTTTCGGAGCCGTAAAGAGTCCCCTTTGCTGTGCAAGCTTCACTCCATAATCGGCGGATCCGCAATCCCTGATTGTAGTAAGTCCCGCATTAATCGTTTGTTTGGCATGAAGAACCGCATTATAAAAATGAATTGCCAATGGATTGGCCATGTTTTCCTCCTTGTGAAAGCCCTTTGCCAGAATATGGGTGTGGCAATCAATGAACCCCGGCAGAACGTAATTGTTTTCGCCGTCTATGACATTAACGTTTTCTTTCGCGTGAATCTTGCCGGAGGAAATCTCCTTAATTATTTTATCTTCAATCAAAATGTTTTGAGAGTCCTTAAACTCGTCATCAGGATTTATGATATTTACGTTTTCAATCAGGGTCTGCATAAAAATCACTTACAAAATCG
This window encodes:
- a CDS encoding metal-dependent hydrolase family protein, whose protein sequence is MQTLIENVNIINPDDEFKDSQNILIEDKIIKEISSGKIHAKENVNVIDGENNYVLPGFIDCHTHILAKGFHKEENMANPLAIHFYNAVLHAKQTINAGLTTIRDCGSADYGVKLAQQRGLFTAPKLEICITPLVMTGGHFDLMLPSGFDMEIMYPGFPKGRCDGEFEVLKKTREVKRAGADFIKVMCSGGVLTTNTSPEFSQFSLNELKVIVNEANVTNSKVSAHCHSLEGINKCIDAGFSSIEHGTFIDKKASKRMVENGGTLVPTLLVHQYLYENGFPLWDNYADEKMAKLKEIIKVHKENVQIAYDEGVNIVMGTDSGVIPHGHNLKELINLVDLGMTPKQAIAAATTKAAEFMGRSDIGSIEAGKCADMIFLEKNPLVNIELLTDPDNILRVIQDGEEVKNKCGVM